A single Musa acuminata AAA Group cultivar baxijiao chromosome BXJ2-1, Cavendish_Baxijiao_AAA, whole genome shotgun sequence DNA region contains:
- the LOC103998345 gene encoding receptor-like cytosolic serine/threonine-protein kinase RBK2: MEEGMRPSDAERNSKASTSHAETLMSRSNSSRWQGLFRLWKQKSMRRLSSFPPVGFRKWSKKRGNRDAHPSPASRPDAHPAADFCFFRPTWKNFTISELEKATDNFSPENKIGKGGYADIYRGRLENGRLVAVKRISRGTKDERTHNFLCEMGILVHLHHPNIAKLIGVGVEGGMHLVFELSHHGSLENLLHDSKDKLAWEVRYKIAIGAAKGLEYLHERCQRRIIHRDIKVDNILLTEDFEPQICDFGLAKWLPDEVTHHTLSSFEGTFGYVAPEYCTHGVVDEKTDVFAFGILLLELITGRRAVDSSQKSLLMWAKPVLEENKVKDLVDPLLGDSYDCKQLLFAARTAFMCIQYSSVLRPRMSQVLRILRGEEGRSDNVRVLQKPFIRRTFSEGILDAEEYNSTRYLKDITRHKQIAFDC, encoded by the exons ATGGAAGAAGGGATGAGGCCTTCGGACGCAGAGAGAAACTCAAAAGCCAGCACCTCCCACGCCGAAACCCTAATGTCGCGAAGCAACTCGTCTCGGTGGCAGGGATTATTCCGTTTGTGGAAGCAAAAATCTATGAGACGCCTCTCCAGCTTCCCTCCCGTCGGATTCCGGAAGTGGTCGAAGAAGCGAGGCAACAGAGACGCTCATCCCTCTCCAGCTTCCCGCCCGGACGCTCATCCCGCAGCCGACTTCTGCTTCTTCCGACCTACTTGGAAGAACTTCACCATCTCCGAGCTCGAAAAGGCCACCGACAATTTCAGCCCAG AGAACAAGATAGGTAAGGGCGGATATGCTGACATTTACAGAGGACGGCTGGAGAATGGCCGGCTTGTAGCAGTCAAAAGGATCAGCCGCGGCACAAAAGACGAAAGAACTCACAACTTCCTGTGCGAAATGGGAATTCTCGTCCACCTTCATCATCCCAACATCGCCAAACTGATCGGAGTCGGGGTCGAAGGAGGCATGCACCTTGTTTTTGAGCTCTCCCATCATGGAAGCCTGGAAAACCTTCTCCATG ATTCCAAGGACAAACTGGCCTGGGAGGTGCGATACAAGATCGCCATTGGAGCAGCAAAGGGCCTCGAGTACCTTCACGAGAGGTGTCAAAGGCGCATCATTCATCGCGACATCAAGGTCGATAACATACTGCTTACTGAAGACTTCGAACCGCAG ATATGTGATTTTGGACTGGCGAAGTGGCTGCCGGACGAAGTGACGCATCACACGCTGTCCAGCTTCGAAGGCACATTTGG ATATGTCGCTCCTGAGTACTGCACGCATGGCGTGGTCGATGAGAAGACTGACGTGTTCGCCTTCGGCATTCTGCTGCTCGAGCTCATCACCGGCCGTAGGGCTGTTGACTCTTCACAGAAAAGCTTACTGATGTGG GCGAAGCCCGTGCTCGAGGAGAATAAGGTCAAGGATCTCGTCGATCCTTTACTCGGTGATTCCTACGACTGCAAGCAGCTGCTTTTCGCAGCAAGAACAGCTTTCATGTGCATCCAGTACTCATCAGTGCTGCGGCCTCGTATGAGCCAG GTTTTGAGGATTTTAAGAGGTGAAGAAGGCCGATCTGACAACGTACGTGTGCTTCAAAAGCCATTCATCCGGAGGACCTTCTCTGAGGGGATCCTCGACGCAGAAGAATATAACTCCACCAGATATCTCAAGGACATAACTCGGCATAAGCAGATTGCTTTTGACTG